A segment of the Chloroflexota bacterium genome:
AGGACTTTCGGGCCGGTTCTGCGAGCGCTTGGGTGAAAGGGACGGTTCCGGCGAAGTTTTGAAAATAAAAGTGGCCCCGGGGTCGTCTGTCCTGACATCGCGGCTGGCGCTTCCCTTGGCGAAGCCGCCACCGGCCCGGCGCGTCCAGGACACCGGCGACCGGCCCCTACCGGACGGGACACGATGGAGCACAGTTGCAGAAGGCCGATTGTCGCCACGGGGTTCTGTACCCTGACCACTACCCCCAGCACTCCCGCAGACCCTCCGCCACGCCGATGGACGGGACGCCGGCAACCGGCTCTCCGGCCACCAGCGCCGCGCCGGTGTCGTGAAAGTCCAGCCCCGGCGTGTTCTCCGGCTTCTCGCCCGTCCTGGCGTGCTCCGCCACTGCCTCCACTCCCAGCCGCGCCATCTCCAGCGGGTACTGCATCACCGTGGCCCCGAACTCGCCCGCCGCCACCCGCCTCACTCCGGCGCAGCCGCCGTCAATGGTTACGATCAGCACGTCCTCGTCCAACCCCAAGTCTGCTAGCGCCGCGTATGCCCCCGTCGCCGCCGGCTCGTTGATGGCGTACACCAGGTTGATGGACGGGCGCTGGCCGATGAGTTCCTCCATCGCCCTGCGCCCTCCCTCCTCCGTGCCCATGGTCACTCCGCGGCCCATGATGCGGGCGTCGTCCTCATCGCCGATCTTCCCAGCGTCCTTTACGTCGATGCCGTAGCCCTTCAGAAAGCCCTGGTTGCGCAGCACGTCCACCGACACCGGCGTAGGGTAGCCGTCCAGCGTTGCAATGTTCGCTTCCCCGCCATCCGCCTCCAGCCTGGCCCTCGCCCACCGGCCAATCAACTCCCCGGCCCGGAAGTTGTCCGTGGCGAAGGTCCCGTCCACCGCGTCCCATTGCTCGAAGGGCGTGTCCAGCGCAATCACCAGCGTCCCGGCCTGCCGCGCTTCCCGCACGGCATCGCGGAGGGCCATGGGGTCCGAGGGCGTGAGCAGGATGCCGTCGGCGCCGTCCTCCACCAACTCCGCCATCGCCCGCGCCTGGCTCTCCCAGTCGCCGTCATGTTCCCCCGTGTAGGCGCGCAGCTCCACGTCCAGCTCATATGCCCGCTGCCGCGCTCCCTCTTCCATGGCGACGAAGAACGGGTTCCCATCGGTCTTGGTGATCAGCCCCACCATCACTTCATCCGCGTCGGTGGACACCCCGCCGTTGCCGCACCCGGCGGCCAACAGTGCGAACACGCAACTCGCCAGCGCCGCAATTCCTGCCCAGTGGTTTACCTTTGTCAATTGCTCACCTCCCACGTGTTACGGGACAGAGGCGACGCTCCGTGTCGTTGCCCAGGGACTGCCGCGCATGGCAATCTGCCGCCCGCCGCGCCGCACCATCCTATTGCCCGAAACCCGCGTCGCGCAACACCTCTCCGGCACCGAACTTGCCCCCCTACTCCGAAAGCCGACCGATGCTCCCATTGCCGTGTGTTTGCCCGGCGTCAGCGTCAGCACCGTTCCGGCCATGCCACCGGCCATGCCAGCGGCCCCCAGACCGGCGGACCCGTCCGCGAGCCGGCGGGAGCCTGACGCATCAGACTGCAATCGCCCGGACTGATTTCCGCAGTGGGCGCCCTGAAAGGAGAAATGAAAGGATTGCAGAATACAATCCTGGGGGTATTTCCTACGGGAAATGAGCGTTGGGGGCGGCTTTTGGGGGATTGCCGGGTCAGCAATTTACTGCGGGTCCATAATCACTTTATTGCAGGGATTGCAGTGCGGAGATTGTAGTTTCGACCCATGGTGAAAGCCTGGAACGATGCTGACGCCGCCTTGGAGGTGAACCACCATC
Coding sequences within it:
- a CDS encoding sugar ABC transporter substrate-binding protein, with amino-acid sequence MVGLITKTDGNPFFVAMEEGARQRAYELDVELRAYTGEHDGDWESQARAMAELVEDGADGILLTPSDPMALRDAVREARQAGTLVIALDTPFEQWDAVDGTFATDNFRAGELIGRWARARLEADGGEANIATLDGYPTPVSVDVLRNQGFLKGYGIDVKDAGKIGDEDDARIMGRGVTMGTEEGGRRAMEELIGQRPSINLVYAINEPAATGAYAALADLGLDEDVLIVTIDGGCAGVRRVAAGEFGATVMQYPLEMARLGVEAVAEHARTGEKPENTPGLDFHDTGAALVAGEPVAGVPSIGVAEGLRECWG